CAATTCAATGCTCAGTGGGCTTCGCCCAAACACGACGGGCTTACGTGGGTTTGGTACAAAAGTGCGTGATGTGATACCCGACATTGTCACTCTTCCCCAGCACTTCAAGAATCACGGCTACGAAACCCGAGCATTTGGCAAGATCTTTCATATCTACGATGAATCGATGCTCGGTGATGAAGACGATGCCCAATCGTGGAGCGAACCCACTCGATGGCCCGAAGTTCCCGTGTGGGGACCTGAGCAGAACGCACTTCGCGACCGGCAGATCGCCGCAGCAAAGAAAACCGGAAAAGAGTTCAAGCATCCGCACGATTGGCCGCGAGCCGAAACATGGGATGATAGCGACATCCCTGACGATCAGATGCAGGACGGCGACACCACAGCAGCCGTCGAGAAATATCTGGATTCGCGGCAAGGAGATCAAACGCCGTTCTTTCTGGCGGTTGGATTTCTGCGGCCGCACCTGCCCTTTAACGCTCCCCAAAAGTACTGGGATCTCTACGACCCTACGACGCTTCGCCTTCCCGCGTTCCGTCAGCTTCCGAAAAACGTTCCCGCGTGGGTCGTGAACCGAGGCATCGTCAAGAACTATCACAACATGCCGTCGCTGGAAGAAACCGATTCCGCGTTCCTGCAGCGATATCTGCAGGCTTACCTGGCGTGCATCAGTTACGTCGATGCTTGCTTTGGTCGTTTGATGGAGGCTCTTGAAAAGTCGGGGCATGCCGAGAACACGATCGTCGTGTTCATGGGCGACCACGGTTACCAAATGGGTGAGTATGACTCTTGGGGCCACAAGCACTCGAACTTTGAAATCTCGACCCGTGCACCGTTGCTGATTTCGTCGCCAAAGATGGCGCGAGCGGGAGCATCGTCAAACGCACTTGTTGAATTCCTTGACCTGTATCCGACGCTTTGCGATCTCGCGCATTTGCCCAAGCCTGAACACTTGGAAGGTATCAGCTTTTCGGACCTACTAAACGACGACACAAGCGTTCGTGACGCCGCATGCAGCGAGATGAAACGGCAAGGGCGTCTCGGCCGAAGCATCCGAACCGCCGAATTCCGATACACCGAATGGCGTGATCCAAAGAACAACATCGTGGCTCGTGAGCTGTATGACCATCGAAACGACACGACGCCCGGACAGCTCGAAATAGAAAACATTATCAGCGACCCAAAGATGACACACGTTGTCAGTCATTTGAGTCAGCGTCTGAATCAGCTCGTCCCAGCAAAAACGGAGAAATTGCATGAATAACCGCCGTGAGTTTTTATACGGCCTGGGGACGTCCCTGGGCAGCATTGCTTTTTCTGCGATGCTGGCAGACGAAGCACGCGCCGATGGAAAGCAGAGCCCGCTTGCTCCCAAGGACGGTCATTTTCCCGCGAAAGCAAAGAATTGCATCTTTCTGATGATGGAGGGCGGACCGTCTCACATCGATACCTTCGATCCAAAGCCTGCGCTCAAAGATCTACATCTCAAAGAGTTTGTCCGAGAAGGACAGCAGAAATCGGCAATGGAGAGCGGAAAACGGTATTACGTGCAGAGTCCGTTCAGCTTCAGCAAGCACGGCCAAAGTGGCGCCGACATGGCTGACAACTGGGTACACCTCGCAAAGGTCGCCGATGAACTCTGTTTCTATCGAGGCTGCCAAGTCGACAGCGTGAATCACCCCACCGCCATGTACCAAATGAATTGTGGGAATCGCTTCGGGGGTGATCCAGGAATTGGTGCCTGGGTCACGTATGGGCTTGGTTCGATGAATCAGGATCTGCCGGGTTTCCTGGTGTTACCGGAAATCTCATACCCACAGGGTGGAGCTGCGAATTGGAGCAATGGTTATCTCCCGGCGTTTTATCAAGGGACGCCACTGCGACCTAAAGGCTCTCCCATCCTGGACCTTCAACCACCTTCTGGCGTGACTCCCCAGCGACAACGCCGCAATCTGGATCTGCTTGCGCGAATGAATACGCGGCACTTACAGCAACATCCTGAACACCGGGAGCTATCAGCTCGACTAGAGAGTTACGAACTGGCATTTCGGATGCAGACGGAAGTGCCCGAGGCGATCGATTTGTCGGGCGAAGATCAGCGAACGCTGTCGATGTATGGGATCGGAAACGAAGCGACCGATGCATTTGGGCGGAAGTGTTTGCTCGCTCGAAAGATGGTCGAGAAGGGTGTTCGATTCGTACAGCTTTACAACGGCACCTGGGACAGTCACGACTACATCGAACGGGCCCACGAGAATCTCGTCCGTGGCGTCGACCAACCGATCGCCGCGTTGATCGCTGACCTAAAGGATCGGGGCCTCCTGGAAAGCACATTGATCGTTTGGTGCGGAGAGTTTGGAAGGTCGCCGGACAACGGAGTGCGCGGCGGTACCGCCTATGGACGTGACCACAACGCAAACGCGATGACGATCTGGCTAGCCGGCGGCGGTTGCAATGCAGGACACACGATCGGAGCCACCGATGAAGTGGGGATGACCGCCGTCGAAGAAGTACATCACGTTCGCGACTTCCACGTCACACTACTTCGGTTACTCGGGCTCGATGACAACAAGCTGACGTACTATCACGCCGGGCGTTTCAAGCAACTCAGCCAGTTCGGCGGCAAGGTGATCGAGGAACTCATTGCCTAAAGCGAATGGGCAAGCTACTTGCTTACTTTCCTTACACGAATGAAGCGCAAGCGAGTGAATCACGTACTGCAAACTCACTCGCTTGCTTGCGCTTCGTGCTTGTATCGAGGTGGCTCCAAACGTTTCCCAGCTAGTCCACTAACCCACAACCATTGAAACCAACCATGAACCAAAACCCCAACCAACTTGACCGTCGACGATTTTCCCAGATCAGCTTTGCCACAATGCTCTCTACTGGTGTTGCTCCGGCAATGATTGGCCGTGCATCCGCCGTCGAACCAACGAGAAAGCTCGGTTTGGCCGTTGTTGGCCTTGGAGGCTACGCAACCTCATCGATCGCTCCGGAAGTCTCCTCCTGTCAGCATGTCCGGCTCGCTGGCGTCGTGACGGGTGACGCGGAGAAGGGAAAGTTATGGGCGCAAAGACATGGATTTAAGGAAGACGCGATTTATGACTACGACACCATCGACAAGATCGCCGGCGACGATCGGATCGACTTCGTCCACATTGCACTTCCCAATTCGATGCACGCGGAGTTTGCGATCCGTGCCGCGAAGGCAGGCAAACACGTCATGGTTGAAAAACCAATGGCGATTTCCAGTAAGGAGTGCGAACAGATCATCGCCGCCGCAAAACAGGCAGGCGTACTGCTGGGCGTCAACTATCGATTGCACTGGGAGCCGCACCACGTTCGAGCAATCGACAAACTTTCGGGCGGGGCCGTCGGAAATCTGACCAATGGCAACTACGAATTCTCGTGGGGCTATGCTCGCGCATTGATGGGAAAGAACAAGGACCGGATCAAGAAGTGGCTGCTTAACCCGACGATGGCCGGCGGCGGCGCCTTGTTCGATACCGGTGTCTATCCCATCCAAGCCGCGTGCTATCTGACAGGGCGAGAGCCGGTTGCAGTGCGCGGACTTCCCACAACATTTCATCATGATCTGTTTCCCGACGGCGTCGAAGAAACCATGAGCTATGAGCTGTTGTTCGACGATGGTTTTCAGGCACTTTGCCGTGCAAGCTACAGCCAGTCGTTTCACCAATGCACCACGTTGGGGCCCAAAGGGTCTGTTGAGATTGTTCCTGGCGATTCCAGAGGCAGCGTTTTCGGTCAGTCCGGTGGAGGCAATCCGAGCCCAAAACGCCTGCTGGTCAATCGGAAAGAGGTTGTGCTTGAACAAACGCTTCAGCAAGCAGACTTGCTGGACGCATTCGCCCAAGCAATTATCCGCGGCGATAAGACGTTCAAGACACCCGGGGAAATGGGTCTAAGGGATATTCGTATCGTCGAAAAGATCTATGAATCAGCTGCCAGCGGCGGAGTTCGCGTCAACCTATAAACTGAAGCCGATCGAAACAGCGTGATCGTTTTGGCGAGATCTGGCGGTCGAACCTCGGACGCTGACTCACGCCCTACCATCAAGAGAGAGCCCAGGATCGTAGGCGGTGCCGAAAACACCGCAAAATAGGGCGGTTTTCGCGGGTCCAGCGGTTCGGACCCGAGAGCGAACTTGCGGGCCATGCCGAGTTCGCAAATTGAAAAGAGTACACCCGGAGGGATTCGAACCCCCAACCCTCGGTTCCGAAGACCGATGCGCTATCCAGTTGTGCCACGGGTGCAGCTGTTGAAGCTCAATTTGTTTGGCTGGTTGGCCCCGGGATCGACCGGGACCCAACCAAACAAACCACGATTGTACCGCATCTGGGGTAAACTCCAAGTCCGTTGGCCCGGCGAGTTTTGCCAATTCGTTTCGGCTTGTGCAATAAGCGGTTCGTGCCCCTTTCTTCGGATCAGATCAATGCCTGACCGCCCCCTGAATCGTCGTCATTTCCTTGGGCGTGCGACGGTCGGACTGAGCACCGGCTTAGCGGTTTCCGCGACGGGATCGGCCGAGCCGCCGCAGCGATCCGTCCAAGGGAATACGAAAAGTGGTCGTGACGTCGATCGCAGAAACGTTTGGGTGGCCAGCGTTTGCCAGCACAAACTGTCTGCGCAGACACCGGAAGAGATGTCCACAAAAGTTCTGCGGCGGATGAAGGAAGTCGTTCCCACGAATCCCGACATCATCTGTTTGCCAGAGTGTTTTCACGTCGCCAACATTCACGGCGGCGGTCGCCCACCGTTGCCCGATACCGCGGAAGTCCCCATCGGAAAGATCTCTCGACCCTTCGCGGAGTTTGCCCGAGACCACCGGTGCTATGTGATTTGCCCGATCCACACGATCGATTCAGGACGTTATTACAACAGTGCCGTCATCATCGATCGGGCGGGACGCCTGGTGGGCGAGTATCGAAAGATCAATCCGACCGAAGACGAACTGAAGAACGGCATCACGCCGGGCCCCATCGACCCACCGGTATTCGATTGCGATTTTGGACGCATCGGCGTGCAAATTTGCTTCGACATCAATTGGCAATCCAATTGGCAGCGACTTGCTGAGAAGGGCGCGGAGATCGTCTTTTGGCCGTCCGCGTTCGCCGGCGGGCAAATGCTTAACGCGATGGCAGCGACCTACAAGTACCACGTCGTGTCGGCAACGCGAATCCAGTCATCCAAGATCATCGGGCCCATGGGCGACGACGTGATTTCCTCGGGTCGGTTTGGCGAAGTCATCTACGGCCCGCTGAACTTGGAATCCGCGGTCATTCAAGGCTGGCAAGATATCGCCAAACTGGAACGAGCGGTGACCAAGTACGGTCGCAAGTTGAAGATGACGGTCAAGCACGATGAAGCCTGGGCGTTGATCGAAAGCCTGGACGATTCGGTCGACGTTGATTCGGTCCTTGAAGAGTTTTCGATCGAGACGTCACGCGACATGTTGATGCGGAACACTAGGCTGCAAAATCAGTTTCGAGTTCTGCCGGACGACGAACCGTAATCGCCGCCCGTAAGGCTATTGAGCACCGACGTTTGCCACTGCGTCAATTCGCCAAACATCTCGTCGGCTATCTTGCGTCGCGGTTCGGCCAAGTTGTCAGATTCGCTTGGGTCGTCGCGAAGGTTGTACAGTTCCAGTACTTGATCGTCACCAAGGCCGGTGACAATCAGCTTGTACTGGTTTGCCAACCAAACCCGTGTGCCGCCGTAGTCCGCATTTGTTGTGTCCGGATGGAAGTAGTTGACGAAGTTGCGTGTCGGAATGCCCTTCATCAATTTGACCAAAGGCGTCGTCCCGGTCTGTTGCTGCTGGGTCAGATACGGCTGGTCCTTGTGCGCGTTCTTCGTATCAAAACTCCAGAAACCGATCGGCTGAGAGCGAGGTTCTGAGCGGCCTTCAAGGATCGGCATCAGGCTGATTCCATCGAGCGGACGATCGGGGACATCGACATCCAAAACATCGCAGATGGTTGGCAGGATATCGCTGGTGACCGAATTGAAATCGGTGCTTGTAGGCGTCTTGATCCTAGCGGGCCACTCAATGATTCCCGGCACGCGGACACCGCCCTCGTAGTGATTGCCTTTTTGACCACGAAGCGGCGAAGTGATGATGCCATCGCCCGGCGTTCCGTTGTCGCCGCAGTACCAGATCAATGTGTTGTCGCGCAGATCATTCTGCGTCAGCCAGTCACGAAGATCACCAATCGCGCGGTCCATCGCCGTGATCTCCGCATAGCGTTCTTGCAAGACATCGCGCAACGGTCGTGTGGTTGGCGAGCCCGTTTCATTGCTGGTCAGTCGAAAGGACCTTTCGGCATACTCCGCGGGCAAGTCGTCGTACAGTGCCAAGTCCTCTGGCAATCCACTGTATGGTTCGTGTGGTGATCCGAACCAAATCACCGTCAACGAAGGCTTGCCGGATTGCTTCGCACTGGCCAAGAAAGGCTTGGCTGCATCGATCAGAATCTGCGAGCTTTCGCCTTCGATCTTTTTTGGCGGACCACCGTCGCGTGACAGGACGGGATCGAGTTCGAAGAAGTTGTCGTGCGAAAGCCACGTGTCAAATCCCATCGCACCGGGACTGGTTGGCGAGTCGGCCTTCACCGGTCCGACGTGCCACTTGCCGAAGTGACCGCAGGCGTAACCGGCATCGCCCAACAAGTCCGCGATCGTGATTTCTTCCGGGCGGATGGAGTAGTTCGGGGTGAAGGTTCCGTAACGATTCGGATGACGTCCGGTCAGCACACTGCCCCGAGTCGGCGAGCACGTCGGATGCGCCGCGTAAAACCGATCCAAACGCAGGCCGGTGGCCGCCATCTGGTCCAGCACCGGCGTCTTCAAATGCGGGTGGCCGTTGTATCCGGTTTCATCCCAACCATGATCGTCCCCCATCAGCAAAACGATGTTCGGGCGATCATCGGCGACCACGGGAAATGCGGTGCACGCCAACAAGCCCCAGGCAAACAACGTGACGTTCAGGCCGAAACGAATCGAAACTGCAAAGGGGATGGCCGCGTGCCAATCCGTTGCGGCGGAGATCCGTCGGCGGAGTGAACCATGCAATGCAAGCCGAACGTTTGAGAGAGACATGACGGAACCTAGGATTGCCGCGAGGGAGGGAAGGAGAGATCCAGGCGGGACGGAACGCGACGATCGAACGCGTGTCGCTTTGGCGATGCCTTTTGGCAGGCGGGCAAACGGATCGAACCAGTCTAGCCGCCCTGTCGTGAGGCCGCCAAATCCGCCACGTGACCAAATCCGCCACGTGACCAGGCAAAGCGGTGGGAAATGCCGTTGGCGACATCGCGTGGTGTGAAAAGCCGACTTGCGCCGGCTGGTCTAGGCCGCCGAGCGACCGGGACGGTAATATGACGGCGGTGCCGGCGCGATCGCCTGCGCTTCGATGCTTTTCATCTTTTCGGTTTCTTTTGCTGACGCCCGCGAATTTTGGCTGACTCGGTACCCTCTGGCGGCTTCAACGATTCGCGTCGGGCGGCGTGCGATGCGTCTGGATTTGCCCGGCATTTCGGATTGACGCTTTCCAGCGACCTGATCGACTGGATCGACCAAGCGTTGTGGAGGCACACCGGGTGCGGCGAATTTCACGAAGCCGTTGACCCCGCATCCTTGATGGACGATCCGGCCGACGCGATTTGGCCCGGTCTGATGCCGCCCGATTTTCTGCCGCTGATCGGCAACGGTCGTGGCGATTGGATTTGCGGCCGCGTCAGTGCCGCGGGGACTGTCGATCGATTCGTCCACTGGTATCACGGCGGCGGCGACTGGATTCCGTGGGGCAACCACTTGGGCGAAGCTGTCTTATTCGATGTTTGGTGCCCGTTGTTACCGGGACCGGGTCGACGTCACGCGATCGAACCCGATGATCCGCGGGCCGGTGCCTGCTTGAGCGGCGACCATCCGTGGGTCCGGTGGGCAGCCGACACCGCGCATCCTGGGGCACGAGAATTGATGCAGCACGCGCTTGCCCAGACATCTCTTTCCGGCAATGAGAAAGTGACGGCATCCCTGGGTTTGGCTGACGGGATGATCCGACATGGCATCGCAGAGGTGGCGGTGCGATGCGAAATGATTCAGAACCATCGTGATGACTGGCCGTTGATCGGCAAGCACGCTTCGGCGGCTGCCCAGACGGACCCCGATCTGGCATGGGCCTGGGAGTGGTTGGCCATGTCACACGATCGGCTGGGACAACCGGTATCGGCGGCCAACTGTTTCGCGAAAGCCGCCTGCTGTTCGGCGTTCACCGATCAAGCCGTTCGGATGCGACCGCCGGGCATCGAATTGGGGGATGCGGAGAATCAAGCCGTGAAGCTGTCGGTGGCTTGGTTGCGTCAGCAGCACGTCCGTGTCGATGAATTGGCGGAAATCTCGTCGATACAGCAGCGTTATGTGTCGATGTTGGTGCAGACCGCCCCGTCACACTGGCAACAATCCGCCCACGATTTTTGGCTGGAAGCCGCCGAAGGGTCCGAGAAGGGTGGAAATGGGACCGAAGCGGTGAATTGCCTGATTCGATCGGGCTGGGATTTGGGAATCCAGCCGCTGTCGGTTTATGGTGACGTCTTGAATCGGCTGGCTGAAATGGCGGATCGCGTTGGCGACGGTCGGGCGAGGCTGTGCCAAATACACGCCGACTGTTTTCGCCAGCGGTATCAGGGACTGGGCTGACACGACCGGTCGCAATCGGACGCCCCCCCCCTGCAAGGGAACGTTGGACGCCGAAATGTCGCGGTGTTGACGGGTCGACGGCGACCATGAATTTGAACGTTTTATCAGTGCAAGAAGAATCGAGATGACCGACATCGTTTGGCACCAAGGCACGGTCAGCCGACAGGACCGCGAACAACTGCTGGCCCAGCGAGGCTGCGTTGTGTGGCTGACCGGACTGAGCGGTTGCGGAAAAAGCACGATCGCCAATGAACTGGACCGGCTGCTGACGTCCGCCGGTCGCGCGACGATGTTGCTGGACGGGGACAATATTCGTCACGGTTTGTGCGCGCCGCCGGCGATGTTGGCCGGCGAACATGGCGATGCCTTTGCAGAGCGTTTCGGGCTGGGATTTGGCGAAATCGATCGCGAGGAGAACATCCGCCGGATCGGATCCGTGGCCGCCCTGATGGCATCGGCCGGGTTGATCACGTTGACGGCTTTTGTCAGCCCTTACCGTCGCGACCGCGACCGGGCGCGAAAGATCGTCGAAGCGGCGGGCGAGAAAGGCGATTTCCTGGAGGTGTTCGTCGACACACCGTTGGAAATCTGTGAAAAGCGCGACCCCAAAGGGCTGTACAAAAAAGCACGCGCCGGCGAAATCAAGAACTTCACCGGCATCAGCGACCCCTACGAATCGCCCGCGGATCCGGAAATTCACCTGCGGGGCGGCGATGATCGGACGCCCACCGAACAGGCCC
The Crateriforma spongiae DNA segment above includes these coding regions:
- the cysC gene encoding adenylyl-sulfate kinase; protein product: MTDIVWHQGTVSRQDREQLLAQRGCVVWLTGLSGCGKSTIANELDRLLTSAGRATMLLDGDNIRHGLCAPPAMLAGEHGDAFAERFGLGFGEIDREENIRRIGSVAALMASAGLITLTAFVSPYRRDRDRARKIVEAAGEKGDFLEVFVDTPLEICEKRDPKGLYKKARAGEIKNFTGISDPYESPADPEIHLRGGDDRTPTEQAQEIFDFLAGHGRWTAATESAG
- a CDS encoding Gfo/Idh/MocA family protein, which encodes MNQNPNQLDRRRFSQISFATMLSTGVAPAMIGRASAVEPTRKLGLAVVGLGGYATSSIAPEVSSCQHVRLAGVVTGDAEKGKLWAQRHGFKEDAIYDYDTIDKIAGDDRIDFVHIALPNSMHAEFAIRAAKAGKHVMVEKPMAISSKECEQIIAAAKQAGVLLGVNYRLHWEPHHVRAIDKLSGGAVGNLTNGNYEFSWGYARALMGKNKDRIKKWLLNPTMAGGGALFDTGVYPIQAACYLTGREPVAVRGLPTTFHHDLFPDGVEETMSYELLFDDGFQALCRASYSQSFHQCTTLGPKGSVEIVPGDSRGSVFGQSGGGNPSPKRLLVNRKEVVLEQTLQQADLLDAFAQAIIRGDKTFKTPGEMGLRDIRIVEKIYESAASGGVRVNL
- a CDS encoding carbon-nitrogen hydrolase family protein, with product MPDRPLNRRHFLGRATVGLSTGLAVSATGSAEPPQRSVQGNTKSGRDVDRRNVWVASVCQHKLSAQTPEEMSTKVLRRMKEVVPTNPDIICLPECFHVANIHGGGRPPLPDTAEVPIGKISRPFAEFARDHRCYVICPIHTIDSGRYYNSAVIIDRAGRLVGEYRKINPTEDELKNGITPGPIDPPVFDCDFGRIGVQICFDINWQSNWQRLAEKGAEIVFWPSAFAGGQMLNAMAATYKYHVVSATRIQSSKIIGPMGDDVISSGRFGEVIYGPLNLESAVIQGWQDIAKLERAVTKYGRKLKMTVKHDEAWALIESLDDSVDVDSVLEEFSIETSRDMLMRNTRLQNQFRVLPDDEP
- a CDS encoding sulfatase, translated to MTNRDLHLLTRSASKLIKQVAPATRTQRVTCLRCVLVSEGKPTSATSIEAQPGTQNSPSGTKMKSTRPTTLLRSSFCLPPSAFATFLLLSSFCLHPSAFAQNVLWIMADDLRPQLGCYGDEVVISPHIDQFAQRALRFDHAYVQSAVCSPSRNSMLSGLRPNTTGLRGFGTKVRDVIPDIVTLPQHFKNHGYETRAFGKIFHIYDESMLGDEDDAQSWSEPTRWPEVPVWGPEQNALRDRQIAAAKKTGKEFKHPHDWPRAETWDDSDIPDDQMQDGDTTAAVEKYLDSRQGDQTPFFLAVGFLRPHLPFNAPQKYWDLYDPTTLRLPAFRQLPKNVPAWVVNRGIVKNYHNMPSLEETDSAFLQRYLQAYLACISYVDACFGRLMEALEKSGHAENTIVVFMGDHGYQMGEYDSWGHKHSNFEISTRAPLLISSPKMARAGASSNALVEFLDLYPTLCDLAHLPKPEHLEGISFSDLLNDDTSVRDAACSEMKRQGRLGRSIRTAEFRYTEWRDPKNNIVARELYDHRNDTTPGQLEIENIISDPKMTHVVSHLSQRLNQLVPAKTEKLHE
- a CDS encoding SMI1/KNR4 family protein, which translates into the protein MTLSSDLIDWIDQALWRHTGCGEFHEAVDPASLMDDPADAIWPGLMPPDFLPLIGNGRGDWICGRVSAAGTVDRFVHWYHGGGDWIPWGNHLGEAVLFDVWCPLLPGPGRRHAIEPDDPRAGACLSGDHPWVRWAADTAHPGARELMQHALAQTSLSGNEKVTASLGLADGMIRHGIAEVAVRCEMIQNHRDDWPLIGKHASAAAQTDPDLAWAWEWLAMSHDRLGQPVSAANCFAKAACCSAFTDQAVRMRPPGIELGDAENQAVKLSVAWLRQQHVRVDELAEISSIQQRYVSMLVQTAPSHWQQSAHDFWLEAAEGSEKGGNGTEAVNCLIRSGWDLGIQPLSVYGDVLNRLAEMADRVGDGRARLCQIHADCFRQRYQGLG
- a CDS encoding DUF1501 domain-containing protein, producing MNNRREFLYGLGTSLGSIAFSAMLADEARADGKQSPLAPKDGHFPAKAKNCIFLMMEGGPSHIDTFDPKPALKDLHLKEFVREGQQKSAMESGKRYYVQSPFSFSKHGQSGADMADNWVHLAKVADELCFYRGCQVDSVNHPTAMYQMNCGNRFGGDPGIGAWVTYGLGSMNQDLPGFLVLPEISYPQGGAANWSNGYLPAFYQGTPLRPKGSPILDLQPPSGVTPQRQRRNLDLLARMNTRHLQQHPEHRELSARLESYELAFRMQTEVPEAIDLSGEDQRTLSMYGIGNEATDAFGRKCLLARKMVEKGVRFVQLYNGTWDSHDYIERAHENLVRGVDQPIAALIADLKDRGLLESTLIVWCGEFGRSPDNGVRGGTAYGRDHNANAMTIWLAGGGCNAGHTIGATDEVGMTAVEEVHHVRDFHVTLLRLLGLDDNKLTYYHAGRFKQLSQFGGKVIEELIA
- a CDS encoding sulfatase family protein is translated as MSLSNVRLALHGSLRRRISAATDWHAAIPFAVSIRFGLNVTLFAWGLLACTAFPVVADDRPNIVLLMGDDHGWDETGYNGHPHLKTPVLDQMAATGLRLDRFYAAHPTCSPTRGSVLTGRHPNRYGTFTPNYSIRPEEITIADLLGDAGYACGHFGKWHVGPVKADSPTSPGAMGFDTWLSHDNFFELDPVLSRDGGPPKKIEGESSQILIDAAKPFLASAKQSGKPSLTVIWFGSPHEPYSGLPEDLALYDDLPAEYAERSFRLTSNETGSPTTRPLRDVLQERYAEITAMDRAIGDLRDWLTQNDLRDNTLIWYCGDNGTPGDGIITSPLRGQKGNHYEGGVRVPGIIEWPARIKTPTSTDFNSVTSDILPTICDVLDVDVPDRPLDGISLMPILEGRSEPRSQPIGFWSFDTKNAHKDQPYLTQQQQTGTTPLVKLMKGIPTRNFVNYFHPDTTNADYGGTRVWLANQYKLIVTGLGDDQVLELYNLRDDPSESDNLAEPRRKIADEMFGELTQWQTSVLNSLTGGDYGSSSGRTRN